A genomic segment from Colletotrichum higginsianum IMI 349063 chromosome 5, whole genome shotgun sequence encodes:
- a CDS encoding Fungal specific transcription factor domain-containing protein yields MAPNPETTEAVTPQSTAPSSASAQKRAAAPASASGSVSGEAQRSKRAKYTPVACNECKKRKLKCIREDHRTACQRCLSNGAECVFVPGPQQTPLRERELTHERDEHVNPTQYKNLSAEVAILREQVTALTSSLRELTGKMAHINTRSPATLGGPQHPNPQYTSETNRRPSEPREPQFVGPTRSAYSLRIAESSLSRVPVQTRDASPTSRSASPAGSARAPSEAPDRRATSAPTDLDNDALLTFEFDEVLRLIDVYQEEIESVYPFTNMREISANLEHILDYARHLQNPSAYPVPPGDHRPKAELKEVQIVKVAIATSIVMEAQGQNAISTKLIDAVEPVVCRVSGEASIDLRELQIITMLPLTDHVASKSIYWFHCGEELLAWRSIGISGREVLEIGLHRRAILMENFKDPKDRDLALRCFWCVYVLDRRWSFGTSLSFGLIDRDIDPELPEPPRSKGDEYPYLRCMVAYGRLCSKVWEALPPFESPSQFIPRDTVAFLDFMTLNWLSSIPEDLQLRHPRLGLAPRVQPRSVHRLRTLLYLRGNHMRTLIHRHHVLSTASIKADMQAARLVTDIALDTIQVLVHLSETSDIYARQQNAFNYFLMSALAVILLAVCHAPGVFAEPCKETFLRAARLVKGFSRHGHASRRLWRTIRGLMPGIKSLGLRGGDPDRGDNGSRGTENGVGGSGEGGGGGGGGSMNPTTEAQANGPDHHNAGVNEREGRRVEGLWDAWDTGPPTDGSIPDMYNMGNDLLNLFDAFGHANAGHPAPSDFPVGFFAGGNEQVMSLGDPEEISRRFQGLI; encoded by the exons ATGGCCCCGAATCCCGAGACGACGGAGGCTGTGACGCCGCAGTCAACGGCGCCAAGCTCCGCATCGGCGCAgaagcgcgccgccgcccctgcATCCGCATCTGGTTCCGTTTCTGGCGAGGCCCAGCGGTCCAAACGAGCCAAGTACACCCCTGTAGCCTG CAACGAGTgcaagaagcgcaagctcAAGTGCATCAGAGAAGACCATCGTACGGCGTGTCAGCGATGTCTTTCCAACGGAGCCGAGTGCGTCTTCGTCCCCGGGCCGCAGCAGACGCCGCTGAGAGAGCGCGAGCTTACCCACGAGAGGGATGAGCATGTCAACCC GACTCAGTACAAGAACTTGAGCGCCGAGGTGGCCATCCTCCGCGAACAGGTTACTGCGTTGACGTCGTCACTCCGGGAACTCACCGGCAAGATGGCGCACATCAACACGCGGTCGCCAGCCACACTCGGCGGTCCACAGCACCCGAATCCTCAGTACACAAGCGAGACGAACCGGCGGCCCAGCGAGCCGAGAGAACCCCAGTTCGTCGGTCCCACAAGATCCGCCTACAGCCTCCGCATCGCCGAGTCGTCCCTCTCACGGGTGCCTGTTCAGACGCGCGACGCCTCGCCCACGAGCCGGTCCGCCTCTCCCGCGGGCTCGGCAAGGGCGCCGTCCGAGGCGCCGGACCGCCGTGCGacatcggcgccgacggatcTCGACAACGACGCCCTCTTGACGTTCGAGTtcgacgaggtcctccgGCTGATCGACGTCTACCAGGAGGAGATCGAGTCCGTCTACCCCTTCACCAACATGAGGGAGATCTCGGCCAACCTGGAGCATATCCTCGACTACGCGAGACACCTTCAGAACCCGTCCGCCTACCCGGTGCCGCCGGGCGATCACCGACCCAAGGCTGAGCTCAAGGAAGTCCAGATTGTCAAGGTGGCCATCGCCACGTCCATTGTGATGGAGGCCCAGGGGCAGAACGCCATCAGCACGAAGCTGATCGACGCGGTGGAGCCCGTCGTCTGCCGTGTTTCCGGGGAGGCGTCCATCGACCTGAGGGAGCTGCAGATCATCACCATGCTG CCGTTGACTGACCACGTCGCGAGTAAGAGCATCTACTGGTTCCACTGtggcgaggagctgctggccTGGAGATCGATCGGCATctcggggagggaggtgcTGGAGATCGGGCTGCATCGCCGTGCGATCCTCATGGAGAACTTCAAGGACCCCAAGGACCGGGACCTGGCCCTGCGATGCTTCTGGTGTGTCTACGTGCTGGATCGCCGGTGGAGCTTCGGGACGAGCTTATCGTTTGGGCTCATCGACAGAGATATCGACCCCGAGCTACCCGAACCG CCGCGCTCGAAGGGCGACGAGTACCCCTATCTCCGGTGCATGGTCGCGTATGGCAGGCTGTGCTCCAAAGTATGGGAGGCCCTCCCGCCGTTCGAGTCGCCGTCCCAGTTCATCCCCCGGGACACGGTCGCGTTCCTGGACTTCATGACGCTGAACTGGCTCAGCTCGATCCCGGAGGACCTGCAGCTCCGGCACCCTCGCCTGGGCCTCGCGCCGCGGGTCCAGCCGCGCAGCGTGCACCGGCTGCGGACGCTGCTCTACCTTCGAGGGAACCACATGCGGACGCTCATCCACCGGCACCACGTGCTCAGCACGGCGAGCATCAAGGCGGACATGCAGGCCGCGCGGCTCGTGACGGACATCGCGCTGGACACGATCCAGGTGCTCGTGCACCTGAGCGAGACGAGCGACATCTACGCGCGGCAGCAGAACGCCTTCAACTACTTCCTCATGAGCGCGCTGGCCGTGATCCTGCTGGCCGTGTGCCACGCGCCGGGCGTCTTCGCGGAGCCGTGCAAGGAGACGTTCCTGCGGGCCGCGCGGCTGGTCAAGGGCTTCTCGCGCCACGGCCACGCGAGCCGGCGGCTGTGGAGGACGATCAGGGGTCTCATGCCCGGCATCAAGTCGCTGGGCCTGCGGGGCGGCGATCCGGACAGAGGGGACAACGGTTCTCGGGGGACGGagaacggcgtcggcggcagcggcgagggcggcggcggcggcggcggcggcagcatgAACCCGACGACCGAGGCACAGGCGAACGGGCCGGATCACCACAACGCCGGCGTCAACGAgcgagaggggaggagggtggaAGGCCTGTGGGACGCCTGGGATACGGGCCCCCCGACGGACGGGTCCATACCGGACATGTACAACATGGGGAACGACCTTCTGAACCTCTTTGACGCGTTCGGGCACGCCAACGCGGGTcacccggcgccgtcggACTTCCCCGTGGGGTTCTTCGCAGGTGGCAACGAGCAGGTCATGTCACTTGGGGATCCGGAGGAGATTTCCCGGCGGTTTCAGGGGCTGATATAA
- a CDS encoding Amino acid permease, whose product MDNDMKKDAARLERTGSQTGAANGTGNGNGNGDDDYRLAQLGHAQELKRQFSLPALGALCLCLMATWEALSTVIAPALLSGGAPCLFYNLIASTICTVCIASSLGEIASIYPTAGGQYHWVAALSPPSTRSAAAFTTGWVSVGGQVVLTSSAAFAAGLQAQALIVLNNDGSYAPARWQGMLFYWAVLAYGMAMNIWGHRLLPSANLIAGTTTQPCPVFPLPLLRVLVLSLLGNTAFIVFTHSATLTN is encoded by the exons ATGGACAACGACATGAAGAAAGACGCCGCGAGACTCGAGAGGACCGGCTCCCAGACGGgggccgccaacggcaccggcaacggcaacggtaatggcgacgacgactaccGGCTGGCCCAGCTCGGGCACGCGCAGGAGTTGAAGAGACAGTTCTCCCTGCCGGCCCTCGGGGCGCTCTGTCTCTGCCTCATGGCAACCTGGGAGGCTCTGTCGACCGTCATCGCACCGGCCCTGTtgagcggcggcgcgccTTGCCTGTTCTATAATCT CATAGCCTCCACCATATGCACCGTCTGCATCGCTTCCTCGCTCGGGGAGATTGCTTCGATATATCCGACTGCCGGAG GTCAATACCACTGGGTCGCAGCCCTctccccgccgtcgacccggtccgccgccgccttcaccaCCGGCTGGGtctccgtcggcggccaggtcgtcctgacctcctccgccgccttcgccgccggcctccaggcccaggccctcatcgtcctcaACAACGACGGCTCCTACGCCCCGGCCCGCTGGCAGGGCATGCTCTTCTACTGGGCCGTCCTCGCCTACGGCATGGCCATGAACATCTGGGGCCACAGGCTGCTGCCCTCCGCTAACCTGATCGCCGGTACGACGACGCAACCGTGTCCCGTCTTTCCTTTACCCCTTTTGAgggtgttggtgttgtccTTGCTCGGGAACACTGCCTTTATAGTCTTTACACACTCGGCCACACTCACTAACTGA
- a CDS encoding Key lime pathogenicity protein gives MSHPYQDVQEIQRQMHQKQQELANLHNLHNFMLQQNVSAPPAQSNPVNLLPTQGDFQLQLDATFVQQQHHYHQQQLQSNAVPLGRRATIPRSKSNMGYSAAPPRMMERTSDDSPQPVKRARVMSQQHPRAAPMTGMSRSASNRSDKSIPFVVKGPLQPLQTSSNHPNTMMDRFYQGQDDPHVLFESSLQRAPSNRRHSGLSPVEEHTAFPDPGVGMNIADYLAAHDEIPSPAMIPPPQQNFLNPYDGRNSQASLITSACPSMSSGISAAETMPLTRENSSFDNRFDNQSLNGAFEMARINSAQSQVADYMPSDMYAVPATGTSPNVKPESYLAYVGAGASLSPQYAQQSPMEEQFLSQGSSMMERSISANSTASTKSTTERRAKEARLQQIQNAHRTKICPKPLEAAKPSQSAAAAAAKKEGKVAVSKGSYTRPKHPKVFCDMCNEHPDGFRGDHELRRHINAKHEGVVKKFVCRDPSTVGIQPGVQAINPLSKCKQCVARKQYGAYYNAAAHLRRTHFKPKTPRGKNKRGDDEEKRGGKGGGDWPPMNELKQWMEEVFVTADDEAAEADAEAEAQEEDEGEAVQFDPSASMDLSLGHMGENMTYDMGFTTSYHMPELAAIDTSQASFLAVTNMPLSSASEAFAFSPFTSNSPMNGLSSHEPAFSISSSNTVTPTTFQDPLAEGLDGYALY, from the exons ATGAGCCATCCTTACCAGGACGTCCAAGAGATCCAGCGCCAGATGCATCAGAAGCAGCAAGAACTGGCTAACCTCCACAACCTCCACAACTTTATGCTCCAGCAGAATGTATCCGCACCACCCGCCCAGAGCAATCCCGTGAACCTGCTCCCTACCCAAGGCGACTTCCAACTACAACTAGATGCAACCTTTgtccaacaacaacatcattatcatcaacaacaactaCAGTCAAATGCTGTCCCTCTGGGCCGCCGGGCCACGATCCCGAGGAGCAAGTCCAACATGGGCTACTCCGCCGCAccgccgaggatgatg GAACGCACCAGCGACGACTCGCCCCAGCCTGTCAAGCGCGCGAGGGTCATGTCACAGCAGCACCCCCGCGCCGCGCCCATGACAGGCATGTCAAGAAGCGCGTCCAACAGATCGGACAAGTCGATTCCCTTTGTCGTCAAGGGTCCTCTGCAGCCCCTCCAGACATCTTCAAATCACCCCAACACGATGATGGATCGCTTCTaccaaggccaagacgaCCCTCATGTGCTGTTTGAGTCCTCCCTGCAGAGAGCGCCGTCAAATCGTCGCCATTCCGGGCTCTCGCCCGTCGAGGAACACACGGCCTTCCCGGAccccggcgtcggcatgAACATCGCCGACTACCTGGCCGCGCATGACGAGATACCCTCCCCCGCCATgatcccgccgccgcagcagaaCTTCCTCAACCCCTACGACGGCCGCAACTCGCAGGCCAGCCTCATCACTTCGGCTTGCCCGTCGATGAGCTCCGGTatctccgccgccgagaccatgcccttgacgagGGAAAACAGTTCCTTCGACAACCGCTTCGACAACCAGTCCCTCAACGGCGCGTTCGAAATGGCGAGAATCAACTCGGCACAGTCGCAAGTCGCCGACTACATGCCTTCGGACATGTACGCCGTCCCGGCTACTGGCACTTCCCCCAACGTCAAGCCCGAGAGCTACCTTGCCtacgtcggcgccggcgccagcCTTTCCCCGCAGTACGCGCAGCAGTCGCCCATGGAAGAACAATTCCTCTCGCAGGGCTCCTCAATGATGGAGCGCTCCATCTCTGCCAACAGCACTGCCTCGACAAAGTCGACTACCGAGCGTCGCGCAAAGGAGGCCCGCCTGCAGCAGATCCAAAATGCGCACCGGACCAAAATCTGCCCCAAGCCTCTGGAGGCCGCCAAGCCATCCCAgtctgcagcagctgctgctgcgaagaaggagggcaaggTTGCCGTGTCCAAGGGCTCCTACACTCGCCCCAAGCACCCCAAGGTGTTCTGCGATATGTGCAACGAGCATCCCGACGGTTTCCGTGGCGACCACGAGCTGCGAAGACACATCAACGCAAAGCACGAGGGCGTCGTAAAGAAGTTTGTGTGCCGCGACCCTTCGACAGTGGGCATTCAACCCGGTGTCCAGGCCATCAACCCGCTCTCCAAATGCAAGCAGTGCGTCGCTCGCAAGCAGTACGGCGCCTACTACAATGCTGCAGCCCACCTCCGCCGCACCCACTTCAAGCCCAAGACCCCCCGTGGCAAGAACAAGaggggcgacgacgaggagaagcgcggcggcaagggcggcggcgactggCCCCCCATGAACGAGCTCAAGCAGTGGATGGAGGAGGTGTTTGTcacggccgacgacgaggctgccgaggccgatgccgaggccgaggcccaggaggaggacgagggagaggcCGTCCAGTTTGACCCGTCGGCGTCCATGGACCTCTCCCTGGGCCACATGGGCGAAAACATGACTTACGACATGGGTTTCACGACGTCTTACCACATGCCCGAGCTGGCGGCCATCGATACGTCTCAGGCGTCGTTCCTGGCCGTGACCAACATGCCgctctcgtcggcgtcggaaGCATTCGCCTTCTCGCCTTTTACGTCCAACTCGCCAATGAACGGCCTGTCGTCGCACGAGCcggccttctccatctcATCGTCAAACACGGTGACACCCACCACCTTCCAGGACCCGCTCGCCGAGGGGCTCGATGGTTACGCCCTCTACTGA
- a CDS encoding Amine oxidase, with translation MASIPHPLSALSMAETNRARDIVLAAHAGSVLDFRQLYVLEPPKAEVIKFLDLEHSGKLTASSPRPARCAQVFYDVIGGASKVQYTESVVDLDLGKVVDQKVIGPEHQASLTIYDFETLAQAVDRSALFKEKIAELQLPEGFEVVVEPWPYGAPDPADGDTRFFQALIFARDTRSGNPDSNFYAYPLPLIPVMDARTKEIVRIDELATGGKGDALGGRTHKPTVVDHCRDSEYVPELLPNGTRADLKPLTVVQPEGPSFSVTDGNLVQWQKWRMRVTFNPREGAVIHDVRYDGRPVMYRLSMSDMTVPYADPRPPFHRKQAFDFGDGGLGNAVNNLTLGCDCLGVIKYFDGVLTDAKGNAVETKNVICLHEQDNGINWKHTNWRTGRAVVTRRRELVVQFIITLANYEYIFNFKFDQAAGIVVEARATGIVSVVNIDEGKTAPWGNVVSPGALAQNHQHVFCVRIDPSVDGHENTVVQEESLPLRADPRTNPNGNMYEVRRTPVATSGGFDAAPMSNRVFKVQNAAKTNPVSGKPVAYKITPPPTQLLLADPDSVQSRRALFARHHLWVTRYRDYELYAGGRYTLQSKAEVGGVKDAADRNEDVLDKDVVLWSVFGLTHNPRVEDWPVMPVEMLQLHITPSDFFTGNPALDVPSNKDIGSQLTTGNQGCCAKEEVAIRSNL, from the exons ATGGCTTCGATCCCACATCCCTTGTCGGCTCTGTCCATGGCAGAGACCAACCGGGCCCGtgacatcgtcctcgccgcccatgccggATCCGTCCTCGACTTCAGACAGCTCTACGTGCTGGAACCGCCAAAGGCCGAGGTCATCAAGTTCCTCGACCTTGAGCACTCGGGCAAACTCACAgcttcgtcgccgagacCGGCGAGGTGCGCCCAGGTCTTTTACGATGTCATTGGCGGCGCCAGCAAAGTACAGTACACCGAGTCCGTCGtggacctcgacctcggcaaggtcgtcgaccAGAAGGTCATTGGTCCCGAGCACCAGGCGAGCTTAACGAT ATATGATTTCGAGAccctcgcccaggccgtcgaTCGCTCGGCACTCTTCAAGGAGAAGATCGCCGAGCTCCAGCTGCCCGAGGGCTTCGAGGTGGTCGTCGAGCCGTGGCCGTACGGCGCCCCGGACCCAGCGGACGGGGACACGCGGTTCTTCCAGGCGCTCATCTTCGCCCGGGACACGCGGAGCGGCAACCCGGACTCCAACTTCTACGCCTACCCCCTGCCGCTGATCCCCGTCATGGACGCCCGCACCAAGGAGATTGTGcgcatcgacgagctcgccaccggcggcaagggggacgccctcggcggcagGACGCACAAGcccaccgtcgtcgaccacTGCCGGGACAGCGAGTACGTGCCGGAGCTGCTGCCCAACGGCACGCGCGCGGACCTGAAGCCCCTGACCGTCGTCCAGCCCGAGGGGCCCAGCTTCTCGGTGACGGACGGCAACCTCGTCCAGTGGCAGAAGTGGCGCATGCGAGTCACCTTCAACCCGCGCGAGGGCGCCGTTATCCACGACGTCCGGTACGACGGCCGTCCGGTGATGTACCGTCTCAGCATGAGCGACATG ACCGTACCATATGCCGACCCTCGGCCGCCCTTTCACCGCAAGCAGGCGTTCGACTTTGGTGATGGTGGCCTCGGTAACGCCGTCAACAACTTGACTCTGGGCTGCGACTGTCTCGGCGTCATCAAG TActtcgacggcgtcctcaCCGACGCCAAGGGCAACGCTGTCGAGACCAAGAACGTCATCTGCCTCCACGAGCAGGACAACGGCATCAACTGGAAGCACACCAACTGGCGCACCgggcgcgccgtcgtcacgcggcgccgcgagctcgtcgtGCAGTTCATCATCACCCTCGCCAACTACGAGTACATCTTCAACTTCAAGTTCGACCAGgcggccggcatcgtcgtggAGGCGCGCGCCACGGGCATCGTCTCCGTGGTCAACATCGACGAGGGCAAGACGGCGCCCTGGGGCAACGTCGTCAGCCCCGGCGCGCTGGCGCAGAACCACCAGCACGTCTTCTGCGTGCGCATCGACCCGtccgtcgacggccacgaGAACACGGTGGTGCAGGAGGAgtcgctgccgctgcggGCGGACCCGCGGACGAACCCGAACGGCAACATGTACGAGGTGCGCCGGACGCCCGTCGCGACCTCGGGCGGCTTCGacgcggcgccgatgagcaACCGCGTCTTCAAGGTGCAGAACGCGGCCAAGACGAACCCGGTCAGCGGCAAACCCGTCGCGTACAAGATCACGCCGCCCCCGAcgcagctgctgctggcggacCCGGACAGCGTGCAGTCGCGGCGGGCGCTGTTCGCGCGCCACCACCTCTGGGTGACGCGGTACCGCGACTACGAGCTCTACGCCGGCGGGCGGTACACGCTGCagagcaaggccgaggtcggcggcgtcaaggacGCGGCCGACCGGAACGAGGACGTCCTGGACAAGGACGTCGTGCTGTGGAGCGTCTTCGGGCTGACGCACAACCCGCGCGTCGAGGACTGGCCGGTGAT GCCCGTTGAGATGCTGCAGCTGCACATCACGCCCTCGGACTTCTTCACGGGCAACCCGGCGCTCGACGTGCCCTCGAACAAGGATATCGGCTCTCAGCTCACGACGGGCAACCAGGGCTGCTGTGCCAAGGAGGAGGTAGCCATCCGGAGCAATCTGTGA